From the genome of Gemmatimonas phototrophica, one region includes:
- a CDS encoding porin family protein gives MRRHAVVAGIALLLATSAGAQGRGPIRFGFLAGANLSSVSDIDQGLDEGLGNTLLETQHRGGAQAALYATIPITSRFSLQPELHYTQKGGKASFSVEGDPESLALFASDRMTLGLRLSYVEIPALARMDLGSRNWRPFVLAGPSLALRTSCKASTSIGDLSISGSCISESFLPDEDGPTAGEDPLNKTDVSAIGGVGIAGAFVGRAFSAQLRYSQGLTTIAREATPGVSPKNRGFSLVLGLGF, from the coding sequence ATGCGTCGTCATGCTGTTGTTGCCGGTATTGCGCTGTTGCTCGCCACTTCCGCTGGCGCGCAGGGGCGCGGGCCGATTCGTTTTGGCTTCCTTGCCGGCGCCAATCTCAGTTCCGTTTCGGATATCGATCAGGGCCTCGACGAGGGACTGGGGAACACGCTGCTGGAGACTCAGCACCGCGGTGGGGCGCAGGCGGCGCTCTACGCCACCATTCCCATTACCTCGCGCTTTTCGCTGCAGCCCGAATTGCACTACACGCAAAAGGGCGGCAAAGCCTCATTTTCCGTGGAAGGCGATCCGGAGTCGTTGGCCCTGTTCGCCTCCGATCGCATGACGCTTGGCCTGCGTCTGTCCTACGTGGAAATTCCGGCGCTGGCCCGCATGGATCTGGGCAGCCGCAACTGGCGTCCGTTTGTTCTGGCCGGTCCGTCGCTGGCCCTGCGTACGTCCTGCAAGGCCTCCACCAGCATTGGTGATCTGTCCATTTCTGGCAGCTGCATTAGCGAGTCGTTTCTCCCCGACGAAGATGGGCCCACGGCGGGAGAAGATCCCTTGAACAAAACCGATGTGAGCGCCATTGGCGGCGTGGGTATAGCCGGGGCCTTTGTGGGACGTGCGTTCTCCGCGCAGCTGCGCTACAGTCAGGGACTCACCACCATTGCTCGTGAAGCCACCCCGGGCGTTTCACCCAAGAACCGCGGCTTTTCGCTAGTGCTGGGGCTCGGGTTCTAA
- the tkt gene encoding transketolase yields the protein MSAASPLAGSASPETVRLAIDTVRTLAMDAVQAAESGHPGTPMALAPLAYALYTKHLRHDPAAPDWADRDRFVLSVGHASMLLYGTLHLAGYDLPLEEIKNFRQWESLTPGHPEVHHTKGVETTTGPLGQGVANAVGFAVAEAHLAATFNRDGHNIVDHYTYFVAGDGCLMEGISHEAASYAGHMKLGKLIGFFDDNGITIDGSTALTCSDDATRRFEAYGWQVLHVHDVNDIAAIDAAIAEAKADTARPTMIVTKTHIGFGSPNRQDTAKAHGEPLGKDEIALTKQSYGWPSTEPFFVPDAALAHWRERTAQRAQSHTEWNSKWQAYASAHPELAAEFERRMKGELPASLDAAFPVFDAKSGNVASRAASGVVINAIANTVPELLGGSADLTGSNLTNVKGASGFGADNRTGRNFHFGIREHAMGAIMNGMGLHGGVIPYGGTFLVFSDYMRPAVRLAALMGVQAIYVFTHDSIGLGEDGPTHQPVEHLAALRCIPNLLVLRPADADEVSEAWRVALRHRRGPSAIVLTRQKLSYYNEPARAREGVKHGAYIVADAAGHVPNVVLLASGSEVEIALAAREQLSGHGIHARVVSCPSLELFAQQPVEYRNHILPAGVPRVAVEAAHPMSWYRWVGEHGAIVGIETFGASAPAPVLYEKFGITADKVAKAAKGLLQ from the coding sequence GTGTCCGCTGCGTCACCCCTTGCTGGTTCCGCGTCGCCCGAGACCGTGCGTCTCGCGATTGATACCGTTCGTACCCTCGCCATGGACGCGGTGCAGGCCGCGGAGTCGGGACACCCCGGCACTCCCATGGCGCTCGCCCCGCTGGCGTACGCGCTGTACACCAAGCACCTGCGCCACGACCCGGCCGCCCCCGATTGGGCCGACCGCGATCGCTTTGTGCTGAGCGTTGGGCACGCGTCCATGCTGCTGTACGGGACGCTGCACTTGGCTGGCTACGATCTCCCGCTCGAAGAGATCAAGAACTTCCGCCAGTGGGAGAGCCTCACGCCGGGGCACCCGGAAGTGCACCACACCAAGGGCGTGGAAACGACCACTGGCCCGCTGGGTCAGGGTGTGGCCAATGCGGTGGGCTTTGCGGTGGCCGAGGCGCATCTCGCCGCCACGTTCAACCGCGACGGGCACAACATCGTCGATCACTACACGTACTTCGTCGCCGGCGACGGCTGCCTCATGGAAGGCATCTCGCACGAAGCGGCGAGCTACGCCGGGCACATGAAGCTCGGCAAGCTCATCGGCTTCTTCGACGACAACGGCATCACGATTGACGGCAGCACCGCGCTCACCTGCAGCGACGACGCCACCAGGCGCTTTGAAGCGTATGGCTGGCAGGTGCTGCATGTGCACGACGTGAACGACATCGCCGCTATCGACGCCGCAATTGCCGAAGCCAAGGCGGATACCGCGCGTCCCACGATGATTGTGACCAAGACGCACATCGGGTTTGGTTCGCCGAACCGGCAGGACACCGCCAAGGCGCACGGCGAACCATTGGGCAAGGACGAGATTGCGCTCACCAAGCAGTCGTACGGGTGGCCGTCCACCGAACCGTTCTTCGTGCCCGACGCCGCGCTGGCGCATTGGCGCGAGCGCACGGCGCAGCGTGCGCAGTCGCACACGGAATGGAACAGCAAGTGGCAGGCGTACGCGAGCGCGCACCCCGAGCTGGCCGCTGAATTCGAGCGGCGCATGAAGGGCGAACTGCCCGCTTCGCTCGACGCAGCGTTCCCGGTGTTCGATGCCAAGAGCGGCAACGTGGCCAGCCGCGCGGCCAGCGGTGTGGTGATCAATGCCATCGCCAACACGGTGCCCGAACTGCTGGGCGGCAGCGCTGACCTCACCGGCAGCAACCTCACCAACGTGAAGGGCGCGTCGGGCTTTGGTGCCGACAATCGCACTGGTCGCAATTTCCACTTTGGTATTCGTGAACACGCCATGGGCGCGATCATGAATGGCATGGGGTTGCACGGCGGTGTCATTCCGTATGGCGGCACCTTCCTGGTGTTCAGCGACTACATGCGTCCCGCGGTGCGCCTCGCGGCGCTCATGGGCGTGCAGGCCATTTACGTGTTCACGCACGACTCCATTGGCCTGGGCGAAGACGGTCCCACGCACCAGCCGGTAGAACACTTGGCGGCATTGCGTTGCATTCCCAACCTGCTTGTGCTTCGCCCCGCCGATGCCGACGAAGTGAGCGAGGCCTGGCGCGTGGCGCTCAGGCATCGCCGTGGGCCGAGTGCCATTGTGCTCACGCGTCAAAAGCTGTCGTACTACAACGAGCCCGCGCGTGCGCGCGAGGGCGTGAAGCATGGCGCGTACATCGTGGCCGATGCGGCCGGTCACGTGCCCAACGTGGTGCTCCTGGCCAGCGGCTCTGAGGTGGAAATTGCGTTGGCCGCCCGCGAGCAGCTGAGTGGTCATGGTATTCACGCGCGTGTGGTGAGCTGCCCCAGCCTCGAGCTGTTTGCGCAGCAGCCGGTGGAATACCGCAACCACATTCTGCCCGCCGGTGTGCCGCGCGTTGCGGTCGAAGCGGCGCACCCCATGTCGTGGTATCGCTGGGTGGGTGAGCACGGCGCCATTGTGGGTATTGAGACCTTCGGTGCGAGTGCGCCGGCACCGGTGCTGTACGAAAAGTTCGGCATCACCGCCGACAAGGTAGCCAAGGCGGCGAAGGGGCTGCTGCAGTAA
- a CDS encoding N-acyl-D-amino-acid deacylase family protein — protein MMTAWRGAMAMTGLLCAVCCAPALTAQDSLDVLITGGRVYDGRGGTPRDAAVGIRGDRIVFVGEVPAGTVARQRIDARGQIVTPGFIDPHTHAYEGLPRLNTERRRNLSSLMQGITTVVLGADGRGPLEVKAVLEASQAAGLGTNTYALTGFGTVRSKVMGNSSAPASAEQITTMRALIAKAMEEGAFGVGSGLFYVPQTYATTDEVLQVVSAAKPFGGVYDTHQRDESSYSIGLFASTREAIRIGCESGLTTNIGHIKALGVDMWGKADSVLNIMREARARGCTVVGDQYPWTASGTGLSAALMPRWAQAGGRDSLRLRAADPVQRARLLADMRENLRRRGGDSTLLLINGNAEAAPYIGKTLKQVAQAAGTPAVDAALDLVLRGIDMGVASFNMIEADIERFMRDPFIMTSSDGSDGHPRLYATYPRKIRRYVLDKPVISMERMIASASGQVAATYGLVDRGELRAGAFADVLVFDPQALREEATYTEPRKLASGMRWVLVNGVPAVQEGVATNAMAGKALRKR, from the coding sequence ATGATGACAGCCTGGCGCGGCGCCATGGCCATGACTGGCCTCCTGTGCGCGGTTTGCTGCGCGCCTGCGCTGACGGCACAGGACTCACTCGATGTGCTCATTACCGGCGGTCGGGTGTACGACGGCCGCGGCGGCACACCGCGCGACGCCGCGGTGGGGATTCGCGGCGATCGCATTGTGTTTGTGGGCGAGGTGCCGGCGGGCACCGTGGCGCGGCAACGCATTGATGCGCGCGGGCAGATTGTCACGCCGGGGTTCATCGATCCCCACACGCACGCCTACGAAGGGTTGCCGCGACTCAATACCGAGCGGCGCCGCAATCTGTCGTCGCTCATGCAGGGAATCACCACCGTGGTGCTCGGCGCTGACGGTCGCGGTCCGCTGGAGGTGAAGGCGGTGCTGGAGGCCTCGCAGGCGGCAGGACTGGGCACCAACACCTACGCCCTTACCGGCTTTGGCACGGTGCGCAGCAAGGTGATGGGCAACTCGTCGGCGCCGGCATCGGCCGAGCAGATTACGACGATGCGGGCACTGATTGCCAAGGCGATGGAAGAAGGGGCCTTTGGTGTGGGGTCCGGGTTGTTCTACGTGCCGCAGACGTACGCCACCACCGATGAGGTGTTGCAGGTGGTGTCGGCCGCGAAGCCGTTTGGCGGCGTGTACGATACGCACCAGCGTGATGAAAGCAGCTACTCCATTGGGCTGTTCGCGTCCACGCGCGAGGCCATTCGTATTGGCTGCGAATCGGGGCTGACGACCAACATTGGCCACATCAAGGCGCTCGGTGTGGATATGTGGGGCAAGGCGGACAGTGTGCTGAACATCATGCGCGAGGCGCGGGCGCGCGGGTGTACGGTGGTGGGCGACCAGTATCCGTGGACAGCCAGCGGGACGGGGCTGAGTGCCGCACTCATGCCACGCTGGGCGCAGGCGGGCGGGCGGGACTCGCTACGCCTGAGGGCCGCGGACCCGGTGCAGCGGGCGCGCCTGCTGGCCGACATGCGCGAAAATCTGCGTCGTCGCGGGGGAGACTCCACGCTGTTGCTCATTAACGGCAACGCCGAAGCGGCGCCCTACATTGGCAAGACGCTCAAGCAGGTGGCACAGGCCGCCGGAACGCCGGCGGTGGATGCGGCCCTCGATCTGGTGCTGCGCGGCATTGATATGGGCGTGGCCAGCTTCAACATGATTGAAGCCGACATTGAACGGTTCATGCGTGACCCGTTCATCATGACCAGCAGCGACGGGTCGGATGGACATCCACGCTTGTACGCGACGTATCCGCGCAAAATTCGGCGCTATGTGTTGGACAAGCCAGTGATCAGCATGGAGCGCATGATTGCCTCAGCAAGCGGTCAGGTCGCGGCCACGTATGGACTGGTGGACCGTGGTGAACTGCGCGCCGGTGCCTTTGCCGATGTGCTGGTATTTGATCCGCAGGCACTGCGCGAGGAGGCCACCTATACCGAGCCACGGAAGCTGGCCAGCGGCATGCGCTGGGTGTTGGTGAATGGCGTGCCGGCGGTGCAAGAGGGGGTCGCCACCAACGCAATGGCGGGCAAGGCGTTGCGGAAGCGATAA
- a CDS encoding DinB family protein, with amino-acid sequence MSIRRPLPDEHAPYALTYINATDAALTAHGTTDLVQLLAAQRGEWQLLLTNVPQATASFRYAPGKWTLAEQLVHVSDTERVFAYRLLRVARGDRTPMPGFEQDDWVPQSRTSRRSLSDILSEMLAIREATLTLVSSLDDEALAQRGVASGVEVSARALIWMIAGHMAHHLTLTREKYLG; translated from the coding sequence ATGTCCATTCGCCGCCCCCTTCCTGATGAACACGCGCCCTACGCGCTGACCTACATCAACGCCACCGATGCCGCGCTCACGGCGCACGGCACAACGGACCTGGTGCAGCTGCTCGCGGCCCAGCGCGGCGAATGGCAGCTGCTGCTGACCAACGTGCCGCAAGCGACCGCGTCGTTCAGGTACGCCCCCGGCAAGTGGACGCTGGCCGAACAGCTGGTGCACGTGAGCGACACGGAGCGGGTCTTTGCCTACCGCCTGCTGCGCGTCGCCCGCGGTGACCGGACCCCGATGCCGGGCTTCGAGCAGGATGATTGGGTCCCCCAAAGCCGCACGTCGCGGCGCAGCCTATCGGACATTTTGTCCGAAATGCTGGCCATTCGGGAGGCCACCCTCACGCTGGTCTCCTCGCTCGACGACGAAGCCCTCGCCCAGCGTGGGGTCGCCAGCGGCGTGGAAGTCTCGGCCCGGGCCCTGATCTGGATGATTGCCGGTCACATGGCCCACCACCTGACGCTGACGCGTGAGAAGTACCTCGGCTGA
- a CDS encoding TonB-dependent receptor domain-containing protein: MRRPGAWRSLAHAVVPAIVLLTSSASALHAQATGTVTGRVVDAVNGQPIAAAQITVNGTTLGRATGEDGRFTLTAIPTGTQVLVVRRIGYQQQSRSVAVSASAPVTVNFSLATSSVSLAGVVVTATGEERKKEVGNAVTTVSAADFEKAGAGNTQQILQGRSTGVTVLQNGGTPGAGGTIRLRGVNSITQGNRPLIYVDGIRIFNGNSPTGVSSRQSVSPLNDIPASDIERIEVVKGPAATTLYGTEASGGVIQIFTKRGRDGAASWTLDASGGINSMGEFGPASDPTGMFLKQCRGPNMVDAAGVPFEDATCPESGSWLQNGFLGRYSLGVRGASGGINYAISGNLENEEGVLRVGSNRTGGLRTNIGFAPSKTITLALNSSWQRRNTAMISDGNSADAILLNISRGPGSNFRGSGCSTTTVTCVVNDTMFSKANTIGGDHFIVGGTATWTPFEKLTNRLAIGIDYNSTDQRTVNPFGYPRTPTGQYFQTLWNRQLITVDYATTWKQTYSKNFVGTTSFGAQLFDSRLNSTELRGDNFAGPGIPTLVSASLRQITDVNQQRVINAGLFAQQMIGWRDRVFITAGARVDGNSAFGQSFGLQTYPKVSGSWVLSEESFWPTSLIETFKLRGAIGESGKAPGAFDATRTWNPIAAEGGLSAFTPGQLGNANLGPERTRETEVGFDAGLLNGRFGLVFTYFNARTNDAIINVAYPPSNGFSANQPENVGSIKNTGFEVQATTNLDLTSWAKLEARVQFTKMQGEAVDLGGRIITIDALSRSYVQEGLPLPAYVGRKVQNPDAFETPVIVEGEFLGQTFADKIINPSLTLSLFNNLSFEVVGEFQRGGHLLNANGFQNAGLGIWQPCFAAQKALRAAANGDASALATVNARDRMRCSIVASQRDYSYWVESADFFKVRNISVAYDVPKRFTPGARSMTVTFAGRNLFRSTNYTGTDPEVADQATSTFSRRDYYNFPPYRTFLFSVRTNF; this comes from the coding sequence ATGCGCCGCCCTGGCGCGTGGCGATCGTTGGCCCATGCTGTGGTGCCGGCGATCGTCTTACTGACCAGCAGTGCGTCTGCTCTGCACGCGCAGGCGACCGGCACGGTCACGGGCCGCGTCGTCGACGCCGTCAACGGCCAGCCCATCGCCGCCGCCCAGATCACCGTGAACGGCACCACCCTGGGCCGTGCAACTGGTGAAGATGGTCGCTTCACCCTGACCGCCATCCCGACGGGGACACAGGTCCTGGTGGTCCGCCGCATCGGGTATCAGCAGCAATCGCGCAGCGTGGCGGTGTCGGCCAGCGCACCGGTCACGGTGAACTTCTCCTTGGCCACCAGCAGCGTGTCGCTGGCGGGTGTCGTGGTGACGGCAACCGGTGAAGAGCGCAAGAAGGAAGTGGGCAATGCGGTAACCACGGTGAGCGCGGCCGATTTCGAAAAGGCGGGCGCTGGCAACACGCAGCAGATTCTGCAGGGACGCTCGACGGGCGTCACCGTGCTGCAGAACGGCGGCACACCGGGCGCCGGCGGCACGATTCGTCTGCGTGGTGTGAACTCCATTACGCAGGGCAATCGTCCGCTCATCTACGTCGACGGCATTCGTATCTTCAATGGCAATTCTCCCACGGGCGTGTCCTCGCGTCAGTCGGTCTCGCCACTGAACGACATCCCGGCCTCGGACATCGAGCGCATTGAAGTGGTAAAGGGGCCGGCGGCGACCACGCTGTACGGCACGGAAGCCTCCGGTGGTGTGATCCAGATCTTCACCAAGCGCGGCCGTGATGGCGCGGCGTCGTGGACGCTCGATGCCTCGGGCGGTATCAACAGCATGGGCGAGTTCGGCCCGGCGTCGGACCCCACCGGCATGTTCCTCAAGCAGTGCCGTGGCCCCAACATGGTGGACGCGGCCGGTGTGCCCTTCGAAGATGCCACCTGCCCGGAAAGCGGCTCGTGGTTGCAGAACGGCTTCCTGGGCCGCTACTCCCTGGGTGTGCGCGGCGCCAGCGGTGGCATCAACTACGCCATTTCGGGCAATCTCGAAAATGAAGAAGGTGTGCTCCGCGTGGGCAGCAACCGCACGGGTGGCCTCCGTACCAATATCGGGTTCGCCCCGTCCAAGACCATCACGCTGGCCCTCAACAGCAGCTGGCAGCGTCGCAACACGGCGATGATCTCCGACGGCAACAGCGCCGATGCCATTCTGCTCAACATCTCGCGCGGCCCCGGATCGAACTTCCGCGGCAGTGGCTGCAGCACCACCACGGTGACCTGCGTGGTGAACGACACGATGTTCTCCAAGGCCAACACCATTGGCGGCGATCACTTCATTGTGGGCGGCACCGCCACGTGGACGCCGTTCGAGAAGCTGACCAATCGTCTCGCCATCGGTATTGACTACAACAGCACCGACCAGCGCACGGTCAACCCGTTCGGGTATCCGCGCACGCCCACCGGGCAGTACTTCCAAACGTTGTGGAATCGTCAGCTCATCACGGTGGACTACGCGACCACGTGGAAGCAGACGTACTCGAAGAACTTCGTCGGCACCACGTCGTTCGGCGCCCAGCTGTTCGACAGCCGTCTCAACTCCACCGAGTTGCGCGGCGACAACTTTGCCGGACCGGGCATCCCCACGCTCGTGTCAGCGTCACTGCGTCAGATCACCGACGTCAATCAGCAGCGCGTGATCAACGCCGGTCTGTTTGCCCAGCAGATGATCGGCTGGCGCGATCGGGTGTTCATCACCGCCGGCGCCCGCGTGGACGGCAACAGCGCGTTCGGACAGAGCTTCGGGTTGCAGACGTATCCCAAGGTGAGCGGTTCCTGGGTGCTCTCCGAAGAATCGTTCTGGCCCACGTCGCTCATTGAAACGTTCAAGTTGCGCGGCGCGATTGGTGAGTCGGGCAAGGCGCCAGGCGCCTTCGACGCGACCCGGACCTGGAACCCGATTGCCGCCGAAGGCGGGCTGTCGGCGTTCACGCCGGGACAGCTGGGCAACGCCAACCTCGGCCCCGAGCGCACACGCGAAACGGAAGTGGGTTTCGATGCCGGTCTGCTCAACGGCCGGTTCGGCCTCGTCTTCACCTACTTCAACGCGCGGACCAACGACGCGATCATCAACGTCGCCTATCCGCCGTCGAATGGCTTTAGCGCCAATCAGCCCGAGAACGTCGGGTCGATCAAGAACACCGGCTTTGAAGTGCAGGCCACGACGAACCTTGACCTGACGAGCTGGGCCAAGCTGGAAGCGCGTGTGCAATTCACCAAGATGCAGGGCGAAGCTGTGGATCTGGGTGGACGCATCATTACCATCGACGCGCTGTCTCGCAGCTATGTGCAGGAAGGGCTGCCGCTGCCCGCCTACGTGGGTCGCAAGGTGCAGAACCCGGACGCCTTTGAAACACCGGTGATCGTGGAAGGGGAGTTCCTCGGCCAGACGTTCGCCGACAAGATCATCAACCCCTCGCTGACGCTGTCGCTGTTCAACAATCTGTCGTTCGAAGTGGTTGGTGAGTTTCAGCGCGGTGGACATCTGCTGAATGCCAACGGTTTCCAGAACGCCGGCTTGGGGATCTGGCAGCCGTGCTTTGCCGCCCAGAAGGCGCTGCGCGCCGCCGCCAATGGTGACGCCTCGGCGCTGGCCACGGTGAACGCCAGGGATCGCATGCGTTGCTCCATCGTCGCTTCGCAACGCGACTACAGCTATTGGGTGGAAAGCGCCGACTTCTTCAAGGTGCGCAATATCTCCGTTGCCTACGACGTGCCGAAGCGCTTTACGCCCGGTGCCCGCAGCATGACTGTCACCTTCGCCGGTCGCAACCTGTTCCGCAGCACGAACTACACCGGCACCGATCCGGAAGTCGCCGACCAGGCCACCAGCACGTTCTCGCGTCGCGACTACTACAACTTTCCGCCCTACCGCACGTTCCTCTTCAGTGTGAGGACGAACTTCTGA
- a CDS encoding RagB/SusD family nutrient uptake outer membrane protein gives MPTLLTKTRRAIGAAVGASLVLGACDFTVTNPGPLLDEDLNSVSAMPALVNGMGGDLSNAMGTYLTRGALAAFEVRHSGNFAAERQFATGVIRPEDVNGDWARMHTSRWVAENGLVRMKSVLGAGFETNPLTIRAYLYAGFANRFLGENLCETTIDGGAKQPNSEHFVRAESLFTRALTLARAQNNTALTNAALAGRAQVLAWQNKWDAAVADAALVPAAFRHNAVFSINTTRENLDLANQTINRREVTVFNTVWVADRDPRVPYDTVRTSSGGFQTGQDGATRFFRQRKYTTLGDPVALARGSEMLLLRAEAALRNNDVTNAMLFINQARAVSTLPALTATTVDAAWTILMRERGAVLWLEGRRLWDLRRWLASGRNTTLQGRSTCVPISLEEIGANPNL, from the coding sequence ATGCCTACACTCCTCACGAAAACCCGACGTGCCATTGGCGCGGCCGTAGGTGCCAGCCTCGTGCTGGGTGCCTGCGACTTCACGGTCACCAATCCGGGACCGCTGCTCGACGAAGACCTGAATAGCGTGTCGGCCATGCCCGCACTGGTGAACGGCATGGGTGGCGATCTCTCCAACGCCATGGGTACCTATCTCACCCGTGGCGCTCTGGCCGCGTTTGAGGTCCGGCATTCGGGGAACTTTGCCGCCGAACGTCAGTTCGCCACGGGCGTCATCCGCCCGGAAGATGTAAATGGCGATTGGGCCCGGATGCACACCTCCCGGTGGGTCGCCGAAAACGGATTGGTGCGCATGAAGTCGGTGTTGGGCGCAGGATTTGAAACCAACCCGCTCACCATCCGGGCGTATCTCTATGCAGGGTTTGCCAACCGCTTCCTCGGTGAGAATCTGTGCGAAACCACCATTGATGGCGGTGCCAAACAGCCCAACTCGGAGCACTTTGTGCGCGCCGAGAGTTTGTTCACGCGTGCACTCACGCTGGCGCGGGCGCAGAACAACACGGCGTTGACAAACGCCGCACTGGCTGGCCGAGCGCAGGTCTTGGCGTGGCAGAACAAGTGGGATGCCGCGGTAGCTGATGCGGCGCTCGTGCCGGCAGCCTTCCGCCATAACGCGGTATTCTCCATCAACACAACACGCGAAAACCTCGATCTGGCCAACCAGACGATCAATCGCCGTGAAGTTACCGTGTTCAATACGGTGTGGGTGGCTGACCGGGATCCGCGGGTACCCTATGACACGGTACGTACCTCGTCGGGTGGTTTCCAGACCGGTCAGGACGGCGCCACGCGCTTCTTCCGCCAGCGCAAGTACACCACGCTGGGCGATCCGGTGGCGTTGGCCCGTGGGAGCGAGATGCTGTTGCTCCGTGCCGAGGCGGCGCTGCGCAACAACGACGTGACGAACGCCATGCTGTTCATCAATCAGGCGCGCGCGGTGTCAACGTTGCCGGCATTGACCGCCACCACGGTTGATGCCGCGTGGACCATCCTCATGCGTGAGCGTGGGGCGGTGCTGTGGCTGGAAGGGCGTCGGTTGTGGGATCTTCGCCGCTGGCTCGCCAGTGGACGCAACACCACACTGCAGGGGCGCAGCACCTGTGTCCCGATCAGCCTCGAAGAGATTGGCGCGAACCCGAACCTGTGA
- a CDS encoding hybrid sensor histidine kinase/response regulator gives MPSFFATVVTTLQLQAPFTALMALILYRLWRTYRLQAMRDLAVGWGLWTMRMVVVSYSAALRTMGEPPGSPQRRLLTMMGVGLALGTLPYLLAGTIRLAKGEDAGASPSRWSLGLASLFMVLSLLATTPGAPDILRLAVLLFSSTVSFALVFGYIAWRLVRLPADDVTSARQLAAVGFGAYAIKQVWNLTAFVREGPPEAAASAVTENIVLVLVAMSSIVLLFDRLRQRSVLAEREQRRLEAELQARDHLDSLGRLAGGVAHDFNNMLTSILGNAQLARMRVHDAEDPVEELDEIETTATRASALTKQLLAIARRERVQPVRFDLVARVRKVSEYLRRELDPSIRFEVQLPTEALFIRADPDRMDQAVINLVFNARDAVRPDDGGIRLSVARSPVLLSGRAAVRLTVEDDGVGMDDAVRGRIFEPFFTTKGPDQGTGLGLSILYGAVTQAQGEIEVHSVPGKGSRFELQLPLVDPGETAEHPVVLFPTASFANISVLVVDDDPLVRRVAVRLLQKAGCKVVDAGDVEEALSLHASQAMPVQLLLTDIVMPGDNGRTLARLLRARDPQLAVVYMSGYEADAFTDEPDAPEGPFVAKPFSEAQLIVAIRQALTSVRSTSPSD, from the coding sequence ATGCCCTCCTTTTTCGCAACAGTCGTGACGACGCTGCAGCTGCAGGCGCCGTTTACGGCGCTCATGGCACTCATTCTTTACCGGCTGTGGCGTACCTACCGGTTGCAGGCCATGCGGGATCTGGCCGTCGGATGGGGGTTGTGGACCATGCGCATGGTGGTGGTGAGCTACTCCGCGGCCCTACGAACGATGGGCGAGCCGCCGGGGTCCCCGCAGCGCCGACTGTTGACCATGATGGGCGTTGGGTTGGCCTTGGGGACGTTGCCGTACCTATTGGCTGGTACCATTCGACTGGCAAAAGGCGAAGATGCGGGAGCCTCTCCCAGCCGCTGGAGTCTTGGTCTCGCCAGTCTCTTCATGGTGCTGTCGTTGCTGGCAACCACCCCGGGTGCACCAGACATTCTTCGTCTGGCGGTGTTGCTCTTCTCCAGCACCGTATCCTTTGCCCTGGTGTTCGGGTACATCGCCTGGCGGCTCGTCCGCCTTCCTGCCGACGACGTCACGTCCGCACGGCAATTGGCGGCGGTGGGGTTTGGCGCCTACGCCATAAAACAGGTCTGGAACCTTACGGCCTTCGTGCGGGAGGGCCCCCCCGAGGCCGCCGCGTCTGCCGTCACCGAGAACATTGTGCTCGTTCTGGTGGCCATGAGCTCGATTGTGCTCCTGTTTGATCGACTCCGCCAGCGCTCGGTGCTTGCCGAGCGCGAACAGCGGCGGCTGGAGGCGGAGCTTCAGGCGCGGGACCATCTGGATAGTCTGGGGCGTCTGGCTGGTGGAGTGGCGCACGATTTCAACAACATGCTTACCAGCATTCTCGGCAACGCGCAGCTGGCCCGCATGCGCGTACACGATGCGGAAGATCCCGTCGAAGAACTCGATGAAATTGAGACGACCGCGACGCGGGCGTCGGCACTGACCAAACAATTGCTGGCGATTGCGCGCCGCGAGCGGGTCCAGCCCGTACGCTTTGACCTTGTGGCCCGAGTGCGCAAGGTGAGCGAGTATCTGCGCCGCGAGCTGGACCCTTCCATCCGGTTCGAGGTGCAACTCCCCACCGAGGCGTTGTTCATCCGGGCAGATCCGGATCGCATGGATCAGGCGGTGATCAATCTGGTGTTCAACGCCCGCGACGCCGTTCGGCCTGACGATGGGGGCATTCGGTTGTCCGTGGCGCGATCGCCGGTCCTGCTGTCCGGCCGAGCGGCGGTGCGTTTGACGGTGGAGGACGACGGGGTGGGGATGGACGATGCCGTTCGCGGGCGCATTTTCGAACCCTTCTTTACCACCAAGGGGCCCGACCAAGGGACCGGACTGGGGCTTTCCATCCTGTATGGTGCTGTGACCCAGGCCCAGGGGGAGATTGAGGTCCACAGCGTTCCCGGGAAGGGGTCGCGTTTTGAGCTGCAATTGCCGCTGGTTGACCCGGGCGAAACCGCGGAGCATCCCGTGGTGCTGTTCCCGACGGCGTCTTTTGCCAACATCAGTGTGCTGGTCGTTGATGACGATCCTCTCGTTCGCCGAGTCGCGGTCCGTCTGCTGCAAAAGGCCGGCTGTAAGGTGGTGGACGCCGGGGATGTTGAAGAGGCCTTGAGCCTCCATGCCTCGCAAGCCATGCCGGTGCAGCTATTGCTGACGGATATCGTGATGCCCGGGGACAATGGCCGGACCCTCGCCCGATTGCTCCGCGCCCGGGATCCCCAACTGGCCGTGGTCTATATGTCGGGGTACGAGGCTGATGCCTTTACGGACGAACCCGATGCCCCGGAAGGGCCCTTTGTGGCCAAGCCATTTAGTGAAGCCCAGCTCATCGTGGCGATCCGCCAGGCCCTGACATCGGTCCGGTCGACCTCCCCCAGCGACTGA